CCCACATCGAGGGCCTCGACACGATCGAGATGAAGGGCCGCTCGCTGGTGATCGGCGCCACCGCCAAGCACGCCGAGGTCGCGACCTCCGCCATCGTCGGTGAGGCGATCCCGGCGCTTGCCAGCCTTGCCGGCGGAATCGGCGATCCCGCCGTGCGTCACAAGGGCACGATCGGCGGCTCCCTCGCCAACAACGATCCGACCGCGGATTATCCGGCCGCGGTGGTCGCGTTAGGTGCGACCATCGTCACCAACAAGCGCCGCCTCAAGGCGGAAGAGTACTTCCAGGGGCTGTTCTCGACCGCGCTCGAAGCCGACGAGATCATCACCAAGGTGATGTTCCCGCTGCCGAAGAAAGCGGCCTACATCAAATTCCGCAACCAGGCCTCGCGCTACGCGCTGGTCGGCGTGTTCGTGGCACGGCGTCCGTCGGACGTGCGCGTCGCCGTGACCGGTGCCGGCTCCGATGGCGTATTCCGTGTCACCGCATTCGAGGAGGCCCTGAAGAAGCGCTTCTCCGCGAAGGCGCTTGATGGCATCGCGGTGCCGGCCGAAGGCCTCAACAGCGACATCCACGGCAGCGCCGAATACCGCGCGCATCTCATCGGCGTGCTGACGCGCCGCGCCGTCGATGCCGGCAATGCCAAGGAATGAGCTGACCTCATTCCTCGGCCCAAACCTGTCCCCGGTGAGGGCGTAGCGAGACTGGCTTTTTCATGACTTCAGCGGCCCATTCTTCCGGTGCTTTGCCGGCATCGGTCGATGCGATGCTCGAACTCCTGACGTCGCGCGGCTATCTCGCCGAGCGATCGCTGGCGACGGTGACGTACCTGTCGCTGCGCATGGGCCGGCCGCTGTTTCTGGAAGGCGAAGCCGGCGTCGGCAAGACCGAGATCGCCAAGGTGCTCTCGGCGGCGCTGGGGCGGAAACTGATCCGCCTCCAGTGCTATGAAGGCCTCGACGTCTCCTCCGCGGTCTATGAGTGGAACAGCGCCGCGCAGATGATCGCGATCCGGATGGCGGAAGCTGCCGGTGACACCGATCGCGACCAGCTGTCGAGCGACATCTTCGCGGACCGCTATATGATCAAGCGGCCGTTGCTTCAGGCGCTGGAGCCCGATGTGGCCGGTCCGCCGGTGCTCTTGATCGACGAGCTCGATCGCGCCGACGAGGCATTCGAAGCGTACCTGCTCGAAATCCTAAGCGACTTCCAGGTGACCATCCCCGAATTCGGCACGGTGAAGGCGCCGAGCCCACCGATCGTCATCATCACCTCCAACCGCACCCGCGAGATCCACGACGCGCTGAAGCGGCGCTGTCTCTATCACTGGGTCGACTATCCCGCGGCCGAGCGCGAGCTCGCGATTGTCAAGTCGCGCGTGCCCGGCATCTCCGCCAAGCTGTCGCAACAGGTGGTGCGTTTCGTGCAGGCGCTGCGCAACCAGGACTTCTACAAATCGCCGGGCGTTGCCGAAACCATCGACTGGGCCACCGCTTTGTCGGAGCTCGACGCCCGCTCGCTGACCCCGCAAGTGGTCGGCGACACGCTGGGCGCGCTGCTCAAATACCAGGACGACATCACCCGGATGCAGGGGGAGACCTTGCAGAAGGTGTTGAAGGACGCGACGAGCGAGAATTGATTTTCCGTCATTCCGGGACGCGCGTAGCGCAAACCCGGAATCCATTGTGCAGCGGCGACGGTGGATGAATGGATTCCGGGTTCGCGCCAAGAGGGCGCGCCCCGGAATGACGGCTGAGAGCGTGGACCCATGGCCATCAACCACCTTGCCCCGGAGCAAACCGAGCAGTTCGCCGACAACATCGTCGGCTTTGCCCGCGCGTTGCGAGCTGCCGGCATGCCGGTCGGGCCGGGCGCGATCATCGATGCCATGAGCGCGCTCCAGGTGATCGACATCGGCAGCCGCGCCGACGTCTTCACCACGCTGGAGGCGATCTTTGTCAAGCGCCACGAGCACGCGCTGATCTTCAAGCAGGCCTTCAACCTGTTCTTCCGCGCCTCGGAAGAGTGGAAGCACATGCTGGATTCGGTGCCGCTGCCGGAGC
This genomic stretch from Bradyrhizobium sp. CCGB12 harbors:
- a CDS encoding xanthine dehydrogenase family protein subunit M, with amino-acid sequence MYEFKYHRPGTVRQAANLLVKNEDAKVIAGGHTLIPVMKQRLASPPHLVDLSHIEGLDTIEMKGRSLVIGATAKHAEVATSAIVGEAIPALASLAGGIGDPAVRHKGTIGGSLANNDPTADYPAAVVALGATIVTNKRRLKAEEYFQGLFSTALEADEIITKVMFPLPKKAAYIKFRNQASRYALVGVFVARRPSDVRVAVTGAGSDGVFRVTAFEEALKKRFSAKALDGIAVPAEGLNSDIHGSAEYRAHLIGVLTRRAVDAGNAKE
- a CDS encoding MoxR family ATPase, with the translated sequence MTSAAHSSGALPASVDAMLELLTSRGYLAERSLATVTYLSLRMGRPLFLEGEAGVGKTEIAKVLSAALGRKLIRLQCYEGLDVSSAVYEWNSAAQMIAIRMAEAAGDTDRDQLSSDIFADRYMIKRPLLQALEPDVAGPPVLLIDELDRADEAFEAYLLEILSDFQVTIPEFGTVKAPSPPIVIITSNRTREIHDALKRRCLYHWVDYPAAERELAIVKSRVPGISAKLSQQVVRFVQALRNQDFYKSPGVAETIDWATALSELDARSLTPQVVGDTLGALLKYQDDITRMQGETLQKVLKDATSEN